A window of the Lactuca sativa cultivar Salinas chromosome 5, Lsat_Salinas_v11, whole genome shotgun sequence genome harbors these coding sequences:
- the LOC128126084 gene encoding uncharacterized protein LOC128126084 — MDEVFEPDKIDVQVDDFVKTKSVSRSKDEFINVLCEDSDDEPVEGEGENARVELDDEENTDEFSDEDEIIYSIHNLKVKWNVMKPVIGERYESRHELKLCLTNYSIYKGYKIRFKKCDSVRLVVVCVSDPEKCSFMVRASWMSTEKSFQVKKMNDRHTCVRNFSSSRLMNPTWLAKQFVKELVRKPKLKCKEMQTIIQIKFHCKDYGHELMRSNPGSTVRISVNFNPDQTTTFHRIYVCFKAIKDGWKIGCRSVIGLDGCFLKGQCKGELLTTIGRDANNQIYPIAWAVVEVENQVNWTWFFELVSEDLSLDAGRGLSVISDQHKGLVEATKDILPHVEHR, encoded by the exons ATGGATGAAGTATTTGAGCCTGACAAAATCGACGTTCAAGTTGATGATTTTGTAAAAACCAAATCAGTTTCAAGATCCAAAGATGAATTCATCAATGTTCTTTGTGAAGACAGTGATGACGAACCAGTGGAAGGTGAAGGAGAAAATGCTCGAGTGGAACTAGATGATGAGGAAAACACTGACGAATTTAGtgatgaagatgaaatcatatacTCCATCCATAATCTGAAGGTCAAATGGAATGTGATGAAACCGGTTATTGGAGAAAGGTATGAATCTAGACATGAACTGAAACTATGTTTAACAAATTATTCCATCTATAAGGGCTATAAAATTCGTTTCAAGAAGTGTGATAGTGTTAGACTAGTGGTTGTGTGTGTTAGTGATCCAGAAAAATGCTCTTTTATGGTTCGTGCTTCATGGATGAGTACTGAAAAATCATTCCAGGTGAAAAAGATGAATGATAGGCATACATGTGTTAGGAATTTTAGTAGTTCAAGGCTTATGAATCCAACTTGGTTAGCAAAGCAGTTTGTGAAAGAACTAGTAAGGAAACCAAAGTTAAAATGCAAGGAAATGCAgacaattattcaaattaaatttCATTGCAAG GATTATGGACATGAACTGATGAGGTCCAATCCAGGTAGCACAGTTAGGATTTCTGTTAATTTTAACCCTGATCAGACTACAACTTTTCATAGAATATATGTGTGCTTTAAAGCAATCAAAGATGGGTGGAAGATAGGATGTCGTAGTGTTATAGGGTTGGATGGGTGTTTTTTGAAGGGACAATGCAAGGGTGAGTTACTAACTACAATAGGTAGAGATGCAAATAATCAAATTTACCCTATAGCATGGGCTGTTGTGGAGGTTGAAAACCAGGTTAATTGGACATGGTTCTTTGAACTAGTTAGTGAAGATCTTTCATTGGATGCTGGCAGGGGATTAAGTGTCATTAGTGATCAACACAAG GGTCTTGTTGAAGCAACAAAGGATATTCTACCCCATGTAGAGCACAGATAG